A single Oncorhynchus mykiss isolate Arlee chromosome 24, USDA_OmykA_1.1, whole genome shotgun sequence DNA region contains:
- the LOC110503757 gene encoding upstream stimulatory factor 1 isoform X1, which yields MKGQQKSPEPDESAHVIEEGAVATADDPSAAIATIQSAATFSSEHPIKYLFKTEGAGGQVGELYYPPAGQVTYRVIQVSDGQLEAQSDGATAVSVLTGFPAATQPVTQALYSQSEGLEGDGTETHYTYYPATIADASPGTMVTSVVQASDTHLSQSTPTGQLYVMMSPQEVLTGANQRSIAPRTQPYNAKSEVPRTSRDDKRRAQHNEVERRRRDKINNWIVTLSKTIPDCNIDPTKSGQVSISNESKGGILSKACDYIQELRQNNLRLGDDLSTLDRLKMDNQLLRQEVEDWKSKNQVLRNQLRQNGIVGAANADTQ from the exons ATGAAGGG TCAACAGAAAAGCCCTGAGCCGGATGAAAGTGCACATGTCATTGAAGAAG GTGCAGTGGCTACAGCAGATGACCCATCAGCTGCCATCGCCACCATTCAGTCTGCCGCCACCTTCTCCTCAGAGCATCCGATAAAGTATCTATTCAAGACGGAGGGAGCTGGGGGGCAGGTAGGGGAGCTGTACTACCCTCCCGCTGGGCAG GTGACATACAGAGTAATTCAGGTGTCTGATGGACAGTTGGAGGCTCAAAGTGATGGAGCCACAGCAGTCAGTGTGCTAACTGGATTTCCTGCAGCCACACAGCCTGTGACCCAG GCTTTGTACTCTCAGTCTGAGGGGTTGGAGGGGGACGGCACTGAGACGCATTACACCTACTACCCTGCAACCATCGCTGATGCTTCACCAGGCACCATGGTAACCAGCGTGGTGCAGGCATCTGATACACATCTAAGTCAGAGCACTCCCACTG GGCAGTTGTATGTGATGATGTCCCCCCAGGAAGTGCTGACGGGAGCCAACCAGAGGTCCATTGCACCTCGCACACAACCGTACAACGC AAAATCAGAGGTCCCACGCACTTCTAGAGATGACAAAAGACGAGCCCAGCACAACGAGG TTGAACGTAGACGCAGGGACAAGATCAACAACTGGATCGTCACGCTCTCAAAGACCATCCCAGACTGCAACATTGACCCTACCAAATCAGGGCAGGTCAGTATCAGCAATGAG AGTAAAGGTGGGATCCTCTCCAAAGCCTGTGACTATATCCAGGAGCTTCGGCAGAACAACCTTAGACTGGGGGATGACCTAAGCACCCTGGATAGGCTCAAAATGGACAACCAACTACTGAGGCAAGAG GTAGAAGACTGGAAATCCAAGAACCAGGTTCTGAGGAACCAGCTGCGACAGAATGGCATTGTAGGAGCAGCAAACGCAGACACTCAGTGA
- the LOC110503757 gene encoding upstream stimulatory factor 1 isoform X3 — protein MKGQQKSPEPDESAHVIEEGAVATADDPSAAIATIQSAATFSSEHPIKYLFKTEGAGGQVTYRVIQVSDGQLEAQSDGATAVSVLTGFPAATQPVTQALYSQSEGLEGDGTETHYTYYPATIADASPGTMVTSVVQASDTHLSQSTPTGQLYVMMSPQEVLTGANQRSIAPRTQPYNAKSEVPRTSRDDKRRAQHNEVERRRRDKINNWIVTLSKTIPDCNIDPTKSGQVSISNESKGGILSKACDYIQELRQNNLRLGDDLSTLDRLKMDNQLLRQEVEDWKSKNQVLRNQLRQNGIVGAANADTQ, from the exons ATGAAGGG TCAACAGAAAAGCCCTGAGCCGGATGAAAGTGCACATGTCATTGAAGAAG GTGCAGTGGCTACAGCAGATGACCCATCAGCTGCCATCGCCACCATTCAGTCTGCCGCCACCTTCTCCTCAGAGCATCCGATAAAGTATCTATTCAAGACGGAGGGAGCTGGGGGGCAG GTGACATACAGAGTAATTCAGGTGTCTGATGGACAGTTGGAGGCTCAAAGTGATGGAGCCACAGCAGTCAGTGTGCTAACTGGATTTCCTGCAGCCACACAGCCTGTGACCCAG GCTTTGTACTCTCAGTCTGAGGGGTTGGAGGGGGACGGCACTGAGACGCATTACACCTACTACCCTGCAACCATCGCTGATGCTTCACCAGGCACCATGGTAACCAGCGTGGTGCAGGCATCTGATACACATCTAAGTCAGAGCACTCCCACTG GGCAGTTGTATGTGATGATGTCCCCCCAGGAAGTGCTGACGGGAGCCAACCAGAGGTCCATTGCACCTCGCACACAACCGTACAACGC AAAATCAGAGGTCCCACGCACTTCTAGAGATGACAAAAGACGAGCCCAGCACAACGAGG TTGAACGTAGACGCAGGGACAAGATCAACAACTGGATCGTCACGCTCTCAAAGACCATCCCAGACTGCAACATTGACCCTACCAAATCAGGGCAGGTCAGTATCAGCAATGAG AGTAAAGGTGGGATCCTCTCCAAAGCCTGTGACTATATCCAGGAGCTTCGGCAGAACAACCTTAGACTGGGGGATGACCTAAGCACCCTGGATAGGCTCAAAATGGACAACCAACTACTGAGGCAAGAG GTAGAAGACTGGAAATCCAAGAACCAGGTTCTGAGGAACCAGCTGCGACAGAATGGCATTGTAGGAGCAGCAAACGCAGACACTCAGTGA
- the LOC110503757 gene encoding upstream stimulatory factor 1 isoform X2, producing MKGQQKSPEPDESAHVIEEGAVATADDPSAAIATIQSAATFSSEHPIKYLFKTEGAGGQVGELYYPPAGQVTYRVIQVSDGQLEAQSDGATAVSVLTGFPAATQPVTQALYSQSEGLEGDGTETHYTYYPATIADASPGTMVTSVVQASDTHLSQSTPTGQLYVMMSPQEVLTGANQRSIAPRTQPYNAKSEVPRTSRDDKRRAQHNEVERRRRDKINNWIVTLSKTIPDCNIDPTKSGQSKGGILSKACDYIQELRQNNLRLGDDLSTLDRLKMDNQLLRQEVEDWKSKNQVLRNQLRQNGIVGAANADTQ from the exons ATGAAGGG TCAACAGAAAAGCCCTGAGCCGGATGAAAGTGCACATGTCATTGAAGAAG GTGCAGTGGCTACAGCAGATGACCCATCAGCTGCCATCGCCACCATTCAGTCTGCCGCCACCTTCTCCTCAGAGCATCCGATAAAGTATCTATTCAAGACGGAGGGAGCTGGGGGGCAGGTAGGGGAGCTGTACTACCCTCCCGCTGGGCAG GTGACATACAGAGTAATTCAGGTGTCTGATGGACAGTTGGAGGCTCAAAGTGATGGAGCCACAGCAGTCAGTGTGCTAACTGGATTTCCTGCAGCCACACAGCCTGTGACCCAG GCTTTGTACTCTCAGTCTGAGGGGTTGGAGGGGGACGGCACTGAGACGCATTACACCTACTACCCTGCAACCATCGCTGATGCTTCACCAGGCACCATGGTAACCAGCGTGGTGCAGGCATCTGATACACATCTAAGTCAGAGCACTCCCACTG GGCAGTTGTATGTGATGATGTCCCCCCAGGAAGTGCTGACGGGAGCCAACCAGAGGTCCATTGCACCTCGCACACAACCGTACAACGC AAAATCAGAGGTCCCACGCACTTCTAGAGATGACAAAAGACGAGCCCAGCACAACGAGG TTGAACGTAGACGCAGGGACAAGATCAACAACTGGATCGTCACGCTCTCAAAGACCATCCCAGACTGCAACATTGACCCTACCAAATCAGGGCAG AGTAAAGGTGGGATCCTCTCCAAAGCCTGTGACTATATCCAGGAGCTTCGGCAGAACAACCTTAGACTGGGGGATGACCTAAGCACCCTGGATAGGCTCAAAATGGACAACCAACTACTGAGGCAAGAG GTAGAAGACTGGAAATCCAAGAACCAGGTTCTGAGGAACCAGCTGCGACAGAATGGCATTGTAGGAGCAGCAAACGCAGACACTCAGTGA
- the LOC110503757 gene encoding upstream stimulatory factor 1 isoform X4, with protein sequence MKGQQKSPEPDESAHVIEEGAVATADDPSAAIATIQSAATFSSEHPIKYLFKTEGAGGQVTYRVIQVSDGQLEAQSDGATAVSVLTGFPAATQPVTQALYSQSEGLEGDGTETHYTYYPATIADASPGTMVTSVVQASDTHLSQSTPTGQLYVMMSPQEVLTGANQRSIAPRTQPYNAKSEVPRTSRDDKRRAQHNEVERRRRDKINNWIVTLSKTIPDCNIDPTKSGQSKGGILSKACDYIQELRQNNLRLGDDLSTLDRLKMDNQLLRQEVEDWKSKNQVLRNQLRQNGIVGAANADTQ encoded by the exons ATGAAGGG TCAACAGAAAAGCCCTGAGCCGGATGAAAGTGCACATGTCATTGAAGAAG GTGCAGTGGCTACAGCAGATGACCCATCAGCTGCCATCGCCACCATTCAGTCTGCCGCCACCTTCTCCTCAGAGCATCCGATAAAGTATCTATTCAAGACGGAGGGAGCTGGGGGGCAG GTGACATACAGAGTAATTCAGGTGTCTGATGGACAGTTGGAGGCTCAAAGTGATGGAGCCACAGCAGTCAGTGTGCTAACTGGATTTCCTGCAGCCACACAGCCTGTGACCCAG GCTTTGTACTCTCAGTCTGAGGGGTTGGAGGGGGACGGCACTGAGACGCATTACACCTACTACCCTGCAACCATCGCTGATGCTTCACCAGGCACCATGGTAACCAGCGTGGTGCAGGCATCTGATACACATCTAAGTCAGAGCACTCCCACTG GGCAGTTGTATGTGATGATGTCCCCCCAGGAAGTGCTGACGGGAGCCAACCAGAGGTCCATTGCACCTCGCACACAACCGTACAACGC AAAATCAGAGGTCCCACGCACTTCTAGAGATGACAAAAGACGAGCCCAGCACAACGAGG TTGAACGTAGACGCAGGGACAAGATCAACAACTGGATCGTCACGCTCTCAAAGACCATCCCAGACTGCAACATTGACCCTACCAAATCAGGGCAG AGTAAAGGTGGGATCCTCTCCAAAGCCTGTGACTATATCCAGGAGCTTCGGCAGAACAACCTTAGACTGGGGGATGACCTAAGCACCCTGGATAGGCTCAAAATGGACAACCAACTACTGAGGCAAGAG GTAGAAGACTGGAAATCCAAGAACCAGGTTCTGAGGAACCAGCTGCGACAGAATGGCATTGTAGGAGCAGCAAACGCAGACACTCAGTGA
- the LOC110503757 gene encoding upstream stimulatory factor 1 isoform X5 has protein sequence MKGQQKSPEPDESAHVIEEGAVATADDPSAAIATIQSAATFSSEHPIKYLFKTEGAGGQVGELYYPPAGQVTYRVIQVSDGQLEAQSDGATAVSVLTGFPAATQPVTQALYSQSEGLEGDGTETHYTYYPATIADASPGTMVTSVVQASDTHLSQSTPTGQLYVMMSPQEVLTGANQRSIAPRTQPYNAKSEVPRTSRDDKRRAQHNEVERRRRDKINNWIVTLSKTIPDCNIDPTKSGQVSISNESKGGILSKACDYIQELRQNNLRLGDDLSTLDRLKMDNQLLRQEV, from the exons ATGAAGGG TCAACAGAAAAGCCCTGAGCCGGATGAAAGTGCACATGTCATTGAAGAAG GTGCAGTGGCTACAGCAGATGACCCATCAGCTGCCATCGCCACCATTCAGTCTGCCGCCACCTTCTCCTCAGAGCATCCGATAAAGTATCTATTCAAGACGGAGGGAGCTGGGGGGCAGGTAGGGGAGCTGTACTACCCTCCCGCTGGGCAG GTGACATACAGAGTAATTCAGGTGTCTGATGGACAGTTGGAGGCTCAAAGTGATGGAGCCACAGCAGTCAGTGTGCTAACTGGATTTCCTGCAGCCACACAGCCTGTGACCCAG GCTTTGTACTCTCAGTCTGAGGGGTTGGAGGGGGACGGCACTGAGACGCATTACACCTACTACCCTGCAACCATCGCTGATGCTTCACCAGGCACCATGGTAACCAGCGTGGTGCAGGCATCTGATACACATCTAAGTCAGAGCACTCCCACTG GGCAGTTGTATGTGATGATGTCCCCCCAGGAAGTGCTGACGGGAGCCAACCAGAGGTCCATTGCACCTCGCACACAACCGTACAACGC AAAATCAGAGGTCCCACGCACTTCTAGAGATGACAAAAGACGAGCCCAGCACAACGAGG TTGAACGTAGACGCAGGGACAAGATCAACAACTGGATCGTCACGCTCTCAAAGACCATCCCAGACTGCAACATTGACCCTACCAAATCAGGGCAGGTCAGTATCAGCAATGAG AGTAAAGGTGGGATCCTCTCCAAAGCCTGTGACTATATCCAGGAGCTTCGGCAGAACAACCTTAGACTGGGGGATGACCTAAGCACCCTGGATAGGCTCAAAATGGACAACCAACTACTGAGGCAAGAG gtgtga
- the gkup gene encoding glucuronokinase with putative uridyl pyrophosphorylase isoform X2: MICILLVAGHGTVLETQIKNDATGLYGQLTGVPKALLPGIGGKKILDFWWETVNTRQLFSEVYLVTNADKYKHYERWATANDFPVENVVNDGSTTLEGRLGAVADLELAIRSRKLQDDIMVIAGDMLCADQNFDIAQVLRFFRSKPGELAIYYELEEGEKSSSRGIVEVCPETHRISRFLEKPQEGVTALRLASVVFYCLRKATLPYLSDFLTLQPQAQDRTFGRFWEWIINEEKLPVFGMKLPTGFQLIGQVGLSDYTKWLAHYSAQQQQCPAKPITCRSYARVGLMGNPSDGFNGKTIAMTISNFWAEVTLMESQALVLLPHPLNDPTEFGSLQDLYCISRKEGYLGGLRLLQATCKKFYQFCSKQGIALTKQNFTLKYDTNIPRQVGLAGSSAIVSATLKCLMKFYNITESDLPKPTRANFILNVETDELFITAGLQDRVVQVYEGLVYMDFSKQLMDEQGYGDYIPMDMSSLPPFWLAYLSDPSDSGRIHSNVRQRWLNGKTHTHTHTEKLKWLKP, encoded by the exons ATGATCTGCATTTTATTGGTAGCTGGTCACGGCACTGTTCTAGAAACTCAGATAAAG AATGATGCCACTGGTTTGTATGGACAGCTGACTGGGGTGCCAAAGGCATTGTTGCCTGGGATAGGAGGAAAGAAAATCCTGGACTTCTGGTGGGAGACGGTGAACAC GCGGCAGTTGTTCAGTGAGGTCTATCTGGTCACAAACGCAGACAA GTATAAGCACTATGAGCGCTGGGCAACGGCCAATGACTTCCCTGTGGAGAATGTAGTGAATGACGGCAGCACAACCCTTGAGGGCCGGCTAGGAGCAGTGGCTGACCTGGAACTCGCCATCCGCAGCCGCAAGCTGCAAGACGATATCATGGTG ATTGCAGGGGATATGCTCTGTGCAGACCAGAACTTTGATATTGCTCAGGTTCTCCGCTTCTTCAGGTCCAAG CCTGGAGAGTTGGCCATATACTATGagctagaggagggagagaagagcagCTCCAGGGGTATAGTGGAGGTATGCCCTGAGACCCACAG GATATCTCGCTTTCTCGAGAAACCACAGGAGGGAGTGACAGCATTGCGTCTGGCCAGTGTGGTGTTCTACTGCCTTCGCAAAGCCACACTGCCTTACCTCTCAGATTTCCTCACCCTGCAGCCCCAAGCTCAAGACAGGACCTTCGGCAGGTTCTGG GAGTGGATCATCAATGAGGAGAAGTTACCTGTGTTTGGCATGAAACTGCCCACAGGGTTCCAGCTCATTGGACAAGTG GGGCTGTCAGACTACACCAAGTGGCTTGCCCACTATTCTGCCCAGCAACAGCAATGCCCTGCCAAACCCATAACATGCCGCTCATATGCAAG AGTTGGACTGATGGGGAACCCTTCTGACGGCTTCAATGGAAAAACAATCGCCATGACTATCTCCAACTTCTGGGCTGAGGTCACACTCATGGAGAGCCAGGCCCTG GTTCTTCTGCCTCATCCGCTCAATGATCCGACTGAATTTGGAAGCTTGCAGGATCTGTACTGTATCAGCCGTAAGGAGGG GTACTTGGGAGGTCTACGGTTACTCCAGGCTACCTGTAAGAAGTTTTACCAATTCTGCTCAAAACAAGG TATCGCTTTGACAAAGCAGAACTTCACTCTCAAGTATGATACCAACATTCCTCGCCAGGTG GGCCTGGCTGGAAGTAG TGCAATAGTGTCTGCCACTCTGAAGTGTCTGATGAAATTCTACAACATCACAGAAAGT GACCTTCCCAAACCCACCAGGGCCAACTTCATCCTCAACGTCGAGACGGATGAACTCTTCATCACTGCTGGTCTTCAGGACAGAGTTGTGCAG GTCTATGAGGGCTTGGTCTACATGGACTTTAGCAAACAACTGATGGATGAACAGGGCTATG GAGATTACATTCCTATGGACATGAGCAGCTTGCCACCGTTCTGGTTAGCTTATCTGAGTGATCCCAGTGACTCTGGTCGGATTCACAGCAACGTCAGACAGCGCTGGCTCAAcggcaagacacacacacacacacacact GAGAAGCTGAAGTGGTTGAAGCCATGA
- the gkup gene encoding glucuronokinase with putative uridyl pyrophosphorylase isoform X1, whose amino-acid sequence MICILLVAGHGTVLETQIKNDATGLYGQLTGVPKALLPGIGGKKILDFWWETVNTRQLFSEVYLVTNADKYKHYERWATANDFPVENVVNDGSTTLEGRLGAVADLELAIRSRKLQDDIMVIAGDMLCADQNFDIAQVLRFFRSKPGELAIYYELEEGEKSSSRGIVEVCPETHRISRFLEKPQEGVTALRLASVVFYCLRKATLPYLSDFLTLQPQAQDRTFGRFWEWIINEEKLPVFGMKLPTGFQLIGQVGLSDYTKWLAHYSAQQQQCPAKPITCRSYARVGLMGNPSDGFNGKTIAMTISNFWAEVTLMESQALVLLPHPLNDPTEFGSLQDLYCISRKEGYLGGLRLLQATCKKFYQFCSKQGIALTKQNFTLKYDTNIPRQVGLAGSSAIVSATLKCLMKFYNITESDLPKPTRANFILNVETDELFITAGLQDRVVQVYEGLVYMDFSKQLMDEQGYGDYIPMDMSSLPPFWLAYLSDPSDSGRIHSNVRQRWLNGEAEVVEAMKSFAGLTDQARVALQGMDWSRLAQLMDENFALRLSVYTEDCLGPGNLKMVQLARQFGSAAKLPGSGGAVVGLCLDQVRLVEMRRAFQEAGCVFCVIVPYNPSGTIGTNSQD is encoded by the exons ATGATCTGCATTTTATTGGTAGCTGGTCACGGCACTGTTCTAGAAACTCAGATAAAG AATGATGCCACTGGTTTGTATGGACAGCTGACTGGGGTGCCAAAGGCATTGTTGCCTGGGATAGGAGGAAAGAAAATCCTGGACTTCTGGTGGGAGACGGTGAACAC GCGGCAGTTGTTCAGTGAGGTCTATCTGGTCACAAACGCAGACAA GTATAAGCACTATGAGCGCTGGGCAACGGCCAATGACTTCCCTGTGGAGAATGTAGTGAATGACGGCAGCACAACCCTTGAGGGCCGGCTAGGAGCAGTGGCTGACCTGGAACTCGCCATCCGCAGCCGCAAGCTGCAAGACGATATCATGGTG ATTGCAGGGGATATGCTCTGTGCAGACCAGAACTTTGATATTGCTCAGGTTCTCCGCTTCTTCAGGTCCAAG CCTGGAGAGTTGGCCATATACTATGagctagaggagggagagaagagcagCTCCAGGGGTATAGTGGAGGTATGCCCTGAGACCCACAG GATATCTCGCTTTCTCGAGAAACCACAGGAGGGAGTGACAGCATTGCGTCTGGCCAGTGTGGTGTTCTACTGCCTTCGCAAAGCCACACTGCCTTACCTCTCAGATTTCCTCACCCTGCAGCCCCAAGCTCAAGACAGGACCTTCGGCAGGTTCTGG GAGTGGATCATCAATGAGGAGAAGTTACCTGTGTTTGGCATGAAACTGCCCACAGGGTTCCAGCTCATTGGACAAGTG GGGCTGTCAGACTACACCAAGTGGCTTGCCCACTATTCTGCCCAGCAACAGCAATGCCCTGCCAAACCCATAACATGCCGCTCATATGCAAG AGTTGGACTGATGGGGAACCCTTCTGACGGCTTCAATGGAAAAACAATCGCCATGACTATCTCCAACTTCTGGGCTGAGGTCACACTCATGGAGAGCCAGGCCCTG GTTCTTCTGCCTCATCCGCTCAATGATCCGACTGAATTTGGAAGCTTGCAGGATCTGTACTGTATCAGCCGTAAGGAGGG GTACTTGGGAGGTCTACGGTTACTCCAGGCTACCTGTAAGAAGTTTTACCAATTCTGCTCAAAACAAGG TATCGCTTTGACAAAGCAGAACTTCACTCTCAAGTATGATACCAACATTCCTCGCCAGGTG GGCCTGGCTGGAAGTAG TGCAATAGTGTCTGCCACTCTGAAGTGTCTGATGAAATTCTACAACATCACAGAAAGT GACCTTCCCAAACCCACCAGGGCCAACTTCATCCTCAACGTCGAGACGGATGAACTCTTCATCACTGCTGGTCTTCAGGACAGAGTTGTGCAG GTCTATGAGGGCTTGGTCTACATGGACTTTAGCAAACAACTGATGGATGAACAGGGCTATG GAGATTACATTCCTATGGACATGAGCAGCTTGCCACCGTTCTGGTTAGCTTATCTGAGTGATCCCAGTGACTCTGGTCGGATTCACAGCAACGTCAGACAGCGCTGGCTCAAcg GAGAAGCTGAAGTGGTTGAAGCCATGAAGTCTTTTGCGGGGCTCACAGATCAAGCCAG GGTTGCACTGCAGGGAATGGACTGGAGCAGACTGGCACAGTTGATGGATGAGAACTTTGCACTGCGACT GTCTGTGTACACAGAAGACTGTTTGGGACCAGGCAATCTCAAGATGGTGCAACTGGCAAGACAG TTTGGCTCAGCTGCGAAACTACCTGGCAGTGGTGGTGCTGTAGTGGGCTTGTGTCTGGACCAAGTAAGACTG GTGGAGATGAGGAGAGCGTTCCAAGAGGCtggctgtgtgttctgtgtgattGTGCCATATAACCCATCTGGTACCATTGGAACCAACAGCCAAGACTGA
- the gkup gene encoding glucuronokinase with putative uridyl pyrophosphorylase isoform X3: MVIAGDMLCADQNFDIAQVLRFFRSKPGELAIYYELEEGEKSSSRGIVEVCPETHRISRFLEKPQEGVTALRLASVVFYCLRKATLPYLSDFLTLQPQAQDRTFGRFWEWIINEEKLPVFGMKLPTGFQLIGQVGLSDYTKWLAHYSAQQQQCPAKPITCRSYARVGLMGNPSDGFNGKTIAMTISNFWAEVTLMESQALVLLPHPLNDPTEFGSLQDLYCISRKEGYLGGLRLLQATCKKFYQFCSKQGIALTKQNFTLKYDTNIPRQVGLAGSSAIVSATLKCLMKFYNITESDLPKPTRANFILNVETDELFITAGLQDRVVQVYEGLVYMDFSKQLMDEQGYGDYIPMDMSSLPPFWLAYLSDPSDSGRIHSNVRQRWLNGEAEVVEAMKSFAGLTDQARVALQGMDWSRLAQLMDENFALRLSVYTEDCLGPGNLKMVQLARQFGSAAKLPGSGGAVVGLCLDQVRLVEMRRAFQEAGCVFCVIVPYNPSGTIGTNSQD; the protein is encoded by the exons ATGGTG ATTGCAGGGGATATGCTCTGTGCAGACCAGAACTTTGATATTGCTCAGGTTCTCCGCTTCTTCAGGTCCAAG CCTGGAGAGTTGGCCATATACTATGagctagaggagggagagaagagcagCTCCAGGGGTATAGTGGAGGTATGCCCTGAGACCCACAG GATATCTCGCTTTCTCGAGAAACCACAGGAGGGAGTGACAGCATTGCGTCTGGCCAGTGTGGTGTTCTACTGCCTTCGCAAAGCCACACTGCCTTACCTCTCAGATTTCCTCACCCTGCAGCCCCAAGCTCAAGACAGGACCTTCGGCAGGTTCTGG GAGTGGATCATCAATGAGGAGAAGTTACCTGTGTTTGGCATGAAACTGCCCACAGGGTTCCAGCTCATTGGACAAGTG GGGCTGTCAGACTACACCAAGTGGCTTGCCCACTATTCTGCCCAGCAACAGCAATGCCCTGCCAAACCCATAACATGCCGCTCATATGCAAG AGTTGGACTGATGGGGAACCCTTCTGACGGCTTCAATGGAAAAACAATCGCCATGACTATCTCCAACTTCTGGGCTGAGGTCACACTCATGGAGAGCCAGGCCCTG GTTCTTCTGCCTCATCCGCTCAATGATCCGACTGAATTTGGAAGCTTGCAGGATCTGTACTGTATCAGCCGTAAGGAGGG GTACTTGGGAGGTCTACGGTTACTCCAGGCTACCTGTAAGAAGTTTTACCAATTCTGCTCAAAACAAGG TATCGCTTTGACAAAGCAGAACTTCACTCTCAAGTATGATACCAACATTCCTCGCCAGGTG GGCCTGGCTGGAAGTAG TGCAATAGTGTCTGCCACTCTGAAGTGTCTGATGAAATTCTACAACATCACAGAAAGT GACCTTCCCAAACCCACCAGGGCCAACTTCATCCTCAACGTCGAGACGGATGAACTCTTCATCACTGCTGGTCTTCAGGACAGAGTTGTGCAG GTCTATGAGGGCTTGGTCTACATGGACTTTAGCAAACAACTGATGGATGAACAGGGCTATG GAGATTACATTCCTATGGACATGAGCAGCTTGCCACCGTTCTGGTTAGCTTATCTGAGTGATCCCAGTGACTCTGGTCGGATTCACAGCAACGTCAGACAGCGCTGGCTCAAcg GAGAAGCTGAAGTGGTTGAAGCCATGAAGTCTTTTGCGGGGCTCACAGATCAAGCCAG GGTTGCACTGCAGGGAATGGACTGGAGCAGACTGGCACAGTTGATGGATGAGAACTTTGCACTGCGACT GTCTGTGTACACAGAAGACTGTTTGGGACCAGGCAATCTCAAGATGGTGCAACTGGCAAGACAG TTTGGCTCAGCTGCGAAACTACCTGGCAGTGGTGGTGCTGTAGTGGGCTTGTGTCTGGACCAAGTAAGACTG GTGGAGATGAGGAGAGCGTTCCAAGAGGCtggctgtgtgttctgtgtgattGTGCCATATAACCCATCTGGTACCATTGGAACCAACAGCCAAGACTGA